The Thamnophis elegans isolate rThaEle1 chromosome Z, rThaEle1.pri, whole genome shotgun sequence genome contains a region encoding:
- the SLC20A2 gene encoding sodium-dependent phosphate transporter 2 isoform X2, whose product MALDEYLWMVIAGFIIAFILAFSVGANDVANSFGTAVGSGVVTLRQACILASIFETTGSVLLGAKVGETIRKGIIDVNYYDNSTGLLMAGEVSAMFGSAVWQLIASFLKLPISGTHCIVGSTIGFSLVAIGTQGVQWMELVKIVASWFISPLLSGMMSGALFLLIRFFILNKEDPVPNGLRALPVFYAATITINVFSIMYTGAPVLGITLPLWAITLISIGVSIAFAALVWIFVCPWMKRKIASRLKKESALSKISDESIDKIQEEDIPVFKELPGVKESDESTIPLTSCGTEDAGVSDNIANGSHPRVPYGRAFSMTHSMVKSPVSNGAFNFDGHMKSDIHVYHTVHKDSGLYKDLLHKIHLDRGNEDRPSQENNYKLLRRNNSYTCYTAAICGMPVHSSFKAADMSTPEDSEKLVTDTVSYSKKRVRYDSYSSYCNAVAEAEIVAEEGDVEMKLASELVDPNNPNEDIAEEEKDERDSSEVHLLFHFLQILTACFGSFAHGGNDVSNAIGPLVALWLIYDQGGVMQDSPTPIWLLLYGGIGICVGLWVWGRRVIQTMGKDLTPITPSSGFTIELASAFTVVVASNVGLPVSTTHCKWILH is encoded by the exons ATGGCATTGGATGAATATTTGTGGATGGTCATTGCGGGTTTTATCATTGCTTTTATCTTGGCATTTTCAGTTGGAGCAAATGATGTTGCCAATTCTTTTGGTACTGCTGTGGGTTCTGGTGTAGTTACTTTGCGCCAAGCCTGCATCCTAGCTTCAATTTTTGAAACTACTGGTTCAGTATTGCTAGGAGCAAAAGTAGGTGAAACTATTCGTAAAGGTATAATTGATGTGAACTATTATGACAACTCAACAGGTCTACTTATGGCTGGAGAAGTCAGTGCAATGTTTG GATCTGCTGTTTGGCAGCTGATAGCATCATTTTTGAAACTTCCAATATCTGGAACTCATTGTATAGTAGGTTCAACCATTGGTTTTTCATTAGTTGCAATCGGCACACAAGGAGTCCAATGGATGGAACTTGTCAAGATTG TTGCCTCCTGGTTTATCTCCCCACTACTATCTGGTATGATGTCTGGTGCGCTGTTTCTCTTGATCAGATTTTTCATCTTAAATAAG gaagATCCAGTACCAAATGGTCTCCGTGCTCTTCCAGTATTCTATGCTGCTACAATAACTATTAATGTGTTCTCGATAATGTATACAGGTGCTCCAG tcctAGGAATTACACTTCCTTTATGGGCAATAACACTGATATCAATTGGTGTATCAATTGCATTTGCTGCCTTAGTGTGGATATTTGTATGTCCatggatgaaaagaaaaatagcaa GTCGTTTAAAGAAGGAAAGTGCActatcaaaaatatctgatgaaAGCATTGACAAAATTCAAGAAGAGGATATACCTGTCTTTAAAGAACTTCCTGGTGTAAAAGAAAGTGATGAAAGTACTATTCCCCTGACTAGCTGTGGAACAGAGGATGCTGGTGTATCAGATAATATAGCAAATGGTAGTCATCCACGTGTACCATATG GAAGAGCATTTTCAATGACTCACAGTATGGTGAAATCACCTGTCTCCAATGGTGCATTTAATTTTGATGGCCACATGAAGAGTGACATCCATGTGTACCACACTGTGCACAAAGACTCAGGATTGTACAAAGACTTGCTGCACAAAATACATCTAGATAGAGGGAATGAAGATAGGCCTTCGCAAGAAAATAACTACAAGTTACTGCGGCGCAATAATAGCTACACTTGTTACACAGCTGCCATATGTGGGATGCCTGTGCATTCTTCTTTCAAGGCTGCTGACATGTCAACACCAGAAGACAGTGAAAAGCTAGTTACGGACACAGTATCTTATTCCAAAAAGAGGGTTCGCTATGACAGTTACTCCAGCTATTGCAATGCTGTAGCTGAAGCCGAAATTGTAGCAGAGGAAGGTGATGTAGAGATGAAATTGGCATCAGAGTTAGTAGATCCTAATAATCCCAATGAAGATATTgctgaagaagaaaaggatgaacGGGACTCTTCAGAGGTGCATCTGCTTTTTCACTTCCTCCAAATCCTGACAGCTTGCTTTGGGTCTTTTGCTCATGGAGGTAATGATGTCAG CAATGCTATAGGCCCTTTGGTTGCCCTCTGGCTTATATATGATCAGGGTGGTGTAATGCAAGATTCTCCTACTCCTATTTGGCTGCTACTGTATGGAGGCATTGGCATCTGTGTAGGCCTCTGGGTCTGGGGACGAAGAGTGATCCAAACAATGGGAAAAGACCTCACACCTATCACACCATCAAG TGGTTTCACTATTGAGTTGGCTTCGGCGTTCACAGTTGTGGTAGCTTCCAATGTTGGACTTCCTGTCAGTACTACACACTGCAAG TGGATTTTGCATTGA
- the SLC20A2 gene encoding sodium-dependent phosphate transporter 2 isoform X1: MALDEYLWMVIAGFIIAFILAFSVGANDVANSFGTAVGSGVVTLRQACILASIFETTGSVLLGAKVGETIRKGIIDVNYYDNSTGLLMAGEVSAMFGSAVWQLIASFLKLPISGTHCIVGSTIGFSLVAIGTQGVQWMELVKIVASWFISPLLSGMMSGALFLLIRFFILNKEDPVPNGLRALPVFYAATITINVFSIMYTGAPVLGITLPLWAITLISIGVSIAFAALVWIFVCPWMKRKIASRLKKESALSKISDESIDKIQEEDIPVFKELPGVKESDESTIPLTSCGTEDAGVSDNIANGSHPRVPYGRAFSMTHSMVKSPVSNGAFNFDGHMKSDIHVYHTVHKDSGLYKDLLHKIHLDRGNEDRPSQENNYKLLRRNNSYTCYTAAICGMPVHSSFKAADMSTPEDSEKLVTDTVSYSKKRVRYDSYSSYCNAVAEAEIVAEEGDVEMKLASELVDPNNPNEDIAEEEKDERDSSEVHLLFHFLQILTACFGSFAHGGNDVSNAIGPLVALWLIYDQGGVMQDSPTPIWLLLYGGIGICVGLWVWGRRVIQTMGKDLTPITPSSGFTIELASAFTVVVASNVGLPVSTTHCKVGSVVAVGWIRSKKAVDWHLFRNIFLAWFVTVPLAGLFSAGIMAILMYGILPYV, from the exons ATGGCATTGGATGAATATTTGTGGATGGTCATTGCGGGTTTTATCATTGCTTTTATCTTGGCATTTTCAGTTGGAGCAAATGATGTTGCCAATTCTTTTGGTACTGCTGTGGGTTCTGGTGTAGTTACTTTGCGCCAAGCCTGCATCCTAGCTTCAATTTTTGAAACTACTGGTTCAGTATTGCTAGGAGCAAAAGTAGGTGAAACTATTCGTAAAGGTATAATTGATGTGAACTATTATGACAACTCAACAGGTCTACTTATGGCTGGAGAAGTCAGTGCAATGTTTG GATCTGCTGTTTGGCAGCTGATAGCATCATTTTTGAAACTTCCAATATCTGGAACTCATTGTATAGTAGGTTCAACCATTGGTTTTTCATTAGTTGCAATCGGCACACAAGGAGTCCAATGGATGGAACTTGTCAAGATTG TTGCCTCCTGGTTTATCTCCCCACTACTATCTGGTATGATGTCTGGTGCGCTGTTTCTCTTGATCAGATTTTTCATCTTAAATAAG gaagATCCAGTACCAAATGGTCTCCGTGCTCTTCCAGTATTCTATGCTGCTACAATAACTATTAATGTGTTCTCGATAATGTATACAGGTGCTCCAG tcctAGGAATTACACTTCCTTTATGGGCAATAACACTGATATCAATTGGTGTATCAATTGCATTTGCTGCCTTAGTGTGGATATTTGTATGTCCatggatgaaaagaaaaatagcaa GTCGTTTAAAGAAGGAAAGTGCActatcaaaaatatctgatgaaAGCATTGACAAAATTCAAGAAGAGGATATACCTGTCTTTAAAGAACTTCCTGGTGTAAAAGAAAGTGATGAAAGTACTATTCCCCTGACTAGCTGTGGAACAGAGGATGCTGGTGTATCAGATAATATAGCAAATGGTAGTCATCCACGTGTACCATATG GAAGAGCATTTTCAATGACTCACAGTATGGTGAAATCACCTGTCTCCAATGGTGCATTTAATTTTGATGGCCACATGAAGAGTGACATCCATGTGTACCACACTGTGCACAAAGACTCAGGATTGTACAAAGACTTGCTGCACAAAATACATCTAGATAGAGGGAATGAAGATAGGCCTTCGCAAGAAAATAACTACAAGTTACTGCGGCGCAATAATAGCTACACTTGTTACACAGCTGCCATATGTGGGATGCCTGTGCATTCTTCTTTCAAGGCTGCTGACATGTCAACACCAGAAGACAGTGAAAAGCTAGTTACGGACACAGTATCTTATTCCAAAAAGAGGGTTCGCTATGACAGTTACTCCAGCTATTGCAATGCTGTAGCTGAAGCCGAAATTGTAGCAGAGGAAGGTGATGTAGAGATGAAATTGGCATCAGAGTTAGTAGATCCTAATAATCCCAATGAAGATATTgctgaagaagaaaaggatgaacGGGACTCTTCAGAGGTGCATCTGCTTTTTCACTTCCTCCAAATCCTGACAGCTTGCTTTGGGTCTTTTGCTCATGGAGGTAATGATGTCAG CAATGCTATAGGCCCTTTGGTTGCCCTCTGGCTTATATATGATCAGGGTGGTGTAATGCAAGATTCTCCTACTCCTATTTGGCTGCTACTGTATGGAGGCATTGGCATCTGTGTAGGCCTCTGGGTCTGGGGACGAAGAGTGATCCAAACAATGGGAAAAGACCTCACACCTATCACACCATCAAG TGGTTTCACTATTGAGTTGGCTTCGGCGTTCACAGTTGTGGTAGCTTCCAATGTTGGACTTCCTGTCAGTACTACACACTGCAAG